Below is a window of Candidatus Palauibacter australiensis DNA.
GATCGTCACAGGCCCGCCACCGCCGCTCGCGGACCCGGCGGACCCCGCCCCGGCCGGCCTACCGGCTCGCGGAACCAGCAGCTCCTGTCCGATCTGCAGGCGGCGCGGATTCACGTTGCCGTTCGCGGCCCGCAGCGCCGCCACCGAAACACCGTATCGCTGCGCGATTACGTCGAGCGTCTGCCCGCGCTGCACGGTGACGACGGTCGTCCCCTCGGCATTCGTGCGCGCGGTGACCGGACGGGCATTCGAACTCTGCGCAATCGATGCGCCGGAGGCCCGCGCGGACCGGGGAATCACGAGTTCCTGGCCGATCTGCAGGCGGCGCGGGTTCAGGTTGCCGTTCGCCGCGCGCAACGCCGCCACCGACACCCCGTACTGCTGTCCGATCCACCCCAGCGTGTGTCCGCGCTGGACCGTGTGGAACGTCCAGGTCACCCGCTCATCGGCCGGCACGGCGGCATACCGCGCCGCGAACCGGGCTGCCCCCTCGACCGGGACCCGAACCTCGACCTCCCGGTGCGGCGGGGTCACGTCGCGCGGGAACTCGGCGTTGAGGAGGTTGATCGTCTCCTCGTCGGTCCCGGCGGCCTCGGCGAGGACATCGAAGCTCGTCGCGTCGGGTACGCGCACCTTCGCGTACTCCGGGATCGTCTCCCGTTCAGGATCCGGGAACCCGTAGCGCGCGGGATCGTGTCCGATCAGGGCCGCCGCGATGATCTTCGGCACGTAGTCCCGCGTCTCGCGCCGCAGCAGACGGCGGTCGGCGAGATCCCAGAAGGTCGCGCCGGGCACGGTGCGAAGCCCGCGGCGAACCCGGTTCGGCCCTCCGTTGTAGGCCGCCGCCGCGAGGTACCAGGAACCGAACTCCTCGTACAGGTCCTTGAGGTGCCGGAGCGCGGCGTCCGTCGCCTTCTCCGGGTCTCTCCGTTCGTCGATCCAGTAGGATATCTCGAGGCCGTACTGGCGCCCCGTACCCGCGATGAACTGCCACAGGCCCACCGCGCTCGCGCGGCTGTAGGCGTTCGGGTTCATCCCGCTCTCGATGAGCGACAGGTAGATGAGGTCCTGCGGCAGCCCCGCCTCGCGCAGCTTCCGGCGAATCATGGGCTCGTAGCGCGTCTTGCGGCCGAGGTAGGTCGCGAAGCGTTCGCCGATGACGGTCTGGAAGTAGTGGACCCACGATCGGACGCGCTCGTTCATCTCGAGCTTGAAGACGCGCGGATCCTCCCCTTCGTGGACCAGCCCCATCGGATCGCCGCCGAGCATCTCGCGGACGGCTCGGTCGATCTCCGCCTCGGTCGGCCCGGCGTCCGCTTCGTCGACCGGATCCGGCACGACCGGGTCCTCCGGCATCAACTCGTCGTCGGGCGCTGGAGCCGACGCCGACGCGGGAGCGTCTCCCGATTCCGGGGTCGCTTCGGACGGGTCCGCCCTGCCGGCCTCGAGCGCCCCCGGCTCGACGTTGGCGGACTCCGGGACCGGGCCGTTATCGAGGGTGCGCTGTGTGAACGCGCAGCCGTGCAGCACGAGTGCGGCGAGCACCGCACCGGCCCAGTGACGACGCGCGCGAGAGTGGGTTCCTGACGATCGATTGGTCATCGGACGCTAAAATCCCCCCTCGGCACCACGACTTCGGTACTTGCTACCTCCCAGGCCCCTCCACCCCGCCAGAGCGTCACTCCGGAAGCAGGACCGGAAAACACGCGAATATATGGTACCGAACCGGATGTGCGGTGTCGAGTTGGATCCGGCGTTGGACGCCACGTCCAGCGCTAGACGTGGTAGTTGGGGGCTTCGCGCGTGATCACGACGTCGTGCGGATGGGACTCGCGAAGTCCGCCGGAAGTGATGCGGAGGAAGTGGGCATCCCGGCGAAGTTCGTCGATGGTGGCGGCGCCGCAATAGCCCATGCCGCTGCGAAGTCCGCCGACGAGTTGGAACACGGTGTCCGAGACCGGCCCCTTGTAGGGCACCCGGCCTTCGATCCCCTCGGGGACCAGCTTCTGGGCGGCCGATCCCTCCTGGAAGTACCGGTCCGCCGAGCCGGCCTGCATGGCCGCGAGCGAGCCCATGCCGCGGATCACCTTGAACCGCCGGCCCTCGAGGAGGAAGGTCTCCCCGGGGCTCTCGTCGGTGCCCGCGAACATCGACCCGAGCATGCACGTCTCCGCCCCCGCCGCGATCGCCTTCACGAGGTCGCCGGAATACTTGATGCCGCCGTCACCGATCACCGGCACGCGCCCCTCCGCCCCCGCCACGCTGTCCTCGATCGCCGTGACCTGGGGTACGCCGACACCCGTGACGACGCGCGTCGTGCAGATGGACCCCGGCCCCACGCCGACCTTGACCGCATCCACACCCCGCTCGACGAGCGCCGCCGCCCCTTCGCGGGTCGCGACATTGCCGGCGATGAGGTCGATGTCGGGCAGCGCCTCCCGGACCCGGGAGACGGCGTCGAGGACGCCCTCCGAGTGTCCGTGCGCGGTGTCGACGACGATAACGTCCGCTCCGGCCTTCGCGAGTTCCCGCGCCCGCCCGAGTTCGTTCCGGCTCGCCCCTACGGCCGCTCCCACCCGGAGCCGCCCGTGGCCATCCTTCGTCGCGTGGGGAAACTGCCGCCGCTTGAAGATGTCCTTGACCGTGATGAGCCCGGCGAGCCGCCCGTCCTCTCCCACGACGGGGAGTTTTTCGATCTTGTGGCGGCGGAGAATCTCCTCGGCTTCCTCGAGCGAAGTCCCGGTGGGCGCGGTCACGAGATTCTCGCTCGTCATCACGTCCCGCACCGGCCGCGAGAGGTCCGTTTCGAACACGAGGTCGCGGTTGGTCAGAATCCCGACAAGCGCGCCGTCGTCTCCCACGATCGGGACACCGCTGATCGAGAACTCTCTCATTCGTCTGCGGGCTTCGCCCAGCGTGGCGTCGGGCCCGAGCGTGACGGGGTTCAGAATCATTCCGCTCTCGGACCGCTTCACCCGGTCGACCTGCTGGGCCTGGGCTTCGACCGACATGTTCTTGTGGATGATGCCGATCCCGCCCTCGCGCGCGAGAGCGATGGCCATGCGGTACTCCGTCACCGTGTCCATGGCGGCCGAGAGCAGCGGAATCTGGAGTCGGATGCGTTGAGTCAGGCGGGTGGAGACATCGACATCCGCCGGATGGACAAGCGCATGCCCGGGAGCGAGCAGAACGTCGTCAAAGGTGAGCGCTTCGCGGCTGGAGCGCGGCGTGGGAGCTTCCATGCGCCATCGTAGGCGACGGCCCGCGCGACGTCAAACGAGCGGCCCGCACTGCGATCGCCGCAGCGCCGCTCGAACGTAGCGGGGGTTTGCCACGGACTGCTACGGGTCGACGACGATCTCGCGCGTTTCGGGCGGAGGGCGGTCCTCCCGGGGTTCCGGTTCCGGGTTGCCCGCTTCGAGTTCGGCGAGGAATCCGCGCCCGGCTTCGCGGAACGAGTCGATCACGCGGTCGGCCGCGCCGAGCACTTTCATCGTTCCCTTGACCGCGGTCGTCGAAGCCCGCGTCCTCCGCAGCCCCCGGTGGACGGACTCGGCGAAGTGCTGGAACGGGTCCGCGCCGGACGCCGGCCGGGAGGCGTACTTCGACGCGAGATAGTCGATGAAATCGACGACCTCGTACTGCTTGTCCTCGGGGAGAGCCTGGAGCTTCCTCCAGATCTTCTTCCTCAGGATCTCGTTCATGCCTTCTTCGGCCATGGTGCCTTTCCGACTCCGCGGTCGCCCACACCCGCCCGGCGTGCCTTCGCCGGTCCCCCTCATACTCCGCCCGACCCGGGGCAGGTTTCAAGTACGCAGCGGGCGCAGCGATGCGAGGGGTTCCGCCGTCCGCCGCCTCAAGCATAACATGTTGCGCGTGAAAACCGCCTATGATCTCGCCTGCGAAGAACTCGCGGCGGCCCCTCGACGATGGCTGGTCACGGGGGGCGCCGGTTTCATCGGATCCCACCTCGTCGAGCGGCTCCTGACGCTGGGACAGGAGGTTGTGGCGCTCGACGACCTCTCGACCGGACACCGCCGCAATATCGACGAGGCCGTGGCCGCCTCGGGCGCCCCCGCGGACCGCTGCCGGTTCGTGGAGCGGGACGTGGTCGAGGCGGACACCGCAGTCGAGGCGTGCCGCGATGTCGACATCGTGCTGCACCAGGCCGCGCTGGGTTCGGTACCCCGATCCGTGAAGGAGCCGCAGGAGGCGTATGCCCGCAATGTCGAGGGGTTCATCAACGTGCTGGACGCGGCCCGCGACGCCGGCGTCTCGCGCCTCGTCTACGCCTCTTCGAGTTCGGTGTACGGGGATTCGCCCTACTTGCCCAAAGTGGAAGCCCGCATCGGGAACCCGGCATCTCCGTATGCGGCCACGAAACGCGTCAACGAGT
It encodes the following:
- a CDS encoding DUF2281 domain-containing protein — its product is MAEEGMNEILRKKIWRKLQALPEDKQYEVVDFIDYLASKYASRPASGADPFQHFAESVHRGLRRTRASTTAVKGTMKVLGAADRVIDSFREAGRGFLAELEAGNPEPEPREDRPPPETREIVVDP
- a CDS encoding LysM peptidoglycan-binding domain-containing protein, translating into MLAALVLHGCAFTQRTLDNGPVPESANVEPGALEAGRADPSEATPESGDAPASASAPAPDDELMPEDPVVPDPVDEADAGPTEAEIDRAVREMLGGDPMGLVHEGEDPRVFKLEMNERVRSWVHYFQTVIGERFATYLGRKTRYEPMIRRKLREAGLPQDLIYLSLIESGMNPNAYSRASAVGLWQFIAGTGRQYGLEISYWIDERRDPEKATDAALRHLKDLYEEFGSWYLAAAAYNGGPNRVRRGLRTVPGATFWDLADRRLLRRETRDYVPKIIAAALIGHDPARYGFPDPERETIPEYAKVRVPDATSFDVLAEAAGTDEETINLLNAEFPRDVTPPHREVEVRVPVEGAARFAARYAAVPADERVTWTFHTVQRGHTLGWIGQQYGVSVAALRAANGNLNPRRLQIGQELVIPRSARASGASIAQSSNARPVTARTNAEGTTVVTVQRGQTLDVIAQRYGVSVAALRAANGNVNPRRLQIGQELLVPRAGRPAGAGSAGSASGGGGPVTIVVRPGDSLWLIARRHAVSTRELIEWNRLSSTRIHPGDRLQIRR
- the guaB gene encoding IMP dehydrogenase, with amino-acid sequence MEAPTPRSSREALTFDDVLLAPGHALVHPADVDVSTRLTQRIRLQIPLLSAAMDTVTEYRMAIALAREGGIGIIHKNMSVEAQAQQVDRVKRSESGMILNPVTLGPDATLGEARRRMREFSISGVPIVGDDGALVGILTNRDLVFETDLSRPVRDVMTSENLVTAPTGTSLEEAEEILRRHKIEKLPVVGEDGRLAGLITVKDIFKRRQFPHATKDGHGRLRVGAAVGASRNELGRARELAKAGADVIVVDTAHGHSEGVLDAVSRVREALPDIDLIAGNVATREGAAALVERGVDAVKVGVGPGSICTTRVVTGVGVPQVTAIEDSVAGAEGRVPVIGDGGIKYSGDLVKAIAAGAETCMLGSMFAGTDESPGETFLLEGRRFKVIRGMGSLAAMQAGSADRYFQEGSAAQKLVPEGIEGRVPYKGPVSDTVFQLVGGLRSGMGYCGAATIDELRRDAHFLRITSGGLRESHPHDVVITREAPNYHV
- a CDS encoding NAD-dependent epimerase/dehydratase family protein, producing MKTAYDLACEELAAAPRRWLVTGGAGFIGSHLVERLLTLGQEVVALDDLSTGHRRNIDEAVAASGAPADRCRFVERDVVEADTAVEACRDVDIVLHQAALGSVPRSVKEPQEAYARNVEGFINVLDAARDAGVSRLVYASSSSVYGDSPYLPKVEARIGNPASPYAATKRVNELYAEMYRRSYNLEIVGLRYFNVFGRRQDPDGPYAAVIPRWT